The nucleotide window TCGGGGAAGAGCTTAAGAAAACGCTGGAGAAAAATAAAAAGCTGGGCTGGACGTTTGTAAGTGAAGCAGAAGCCAAAAAAGGCGTGAAAAGCGGCAAATATTATGCTTCAATCCACATTCCGAAAGATTTCTCAGAAGACATGGTTTCGGTTGTCAGTGATAACGTCACAAAACCAACTATCGATTATTCGGTCAACGAAAAAATCAATGCGATCGCGCCAAAAATGACCGAAAGCGGAGCAACAACAATCGTAAATCAAATCAGTTCGGAATTCGTCGGTACAGTGAGCAAGGCAGTTTTAGAAGAATTTAATAAAGCTGGGATTGATCTTGAAAACGAATTACCGACAATCAGACGCTTGAAAAGCAAAGTGTTCCAAGTGCAAGATGCGTTACCAGAACTTAAAAAAATGGGTGCCGAGGCTGTCAAAATGGAAGCCAAACTACCCGAACTAAAAGCCAAAGCCAATCAAGTTGTCGAGCTAAATGAAAAAATCCCAGAGCTCAATAAAGCGACAGAAAACGTCCTATTAGTAGAGCAACAACTACCGAAAATCGACCAACTGGGCCAAGATATTCTCGTGCTTCAAAAGAAAATTCCAGAAATTAAACAAATCGCAGAGTCGGTAAAAGAAGTCGATGAAAACTTCGGAACGATTAAAAAAACGGTCAATGACGCGGTGAATGAATCTGGTAAAGCGCTCGATGTGATTGATACGGCAATGGCGGCGATACCAACCGTAGAAAAAATCGCTCAAAATGGTAGTGGCTACGTGGATAAAGTATCCGATTTTGCGGATGAAATTAATAAGTCTTTTGATACGTTAGCGCCTGCAATCAAACAAAACTTAACGCTAATGAAGCAAATGGCGGACAACGTTTATCAAGTCACAGAAGGAATTAAAAACGGTTCGATTAGCGGAGACCAAGCGATTGCCGAATTGAAAAAAATGGAGCAAGATATTGATTCGTTACAGCAAATGATTACGAAACAAACAGCCACTTTGGAAAGTTTAAATGAAACGTTGCCGAACAAGCCATTTACTGATTTAATCACGAATTTAAAAGCAATTAATGGCCAATTAGGTGCGCAAAAAGCAACGATTACAAAAGTGCGGACAGAACTGGAAAACGGAGCACAACCTTCTGAGGAAACTTTAAATCAACTGAATGAACAAGCGAAAAATGTTAGCGCGAAATTGGACCAAATTTTAGCAAACTATGATTCGGAAATTGTTCCAGCGATCAAAGTCGGCTTAAACCAAATTCAAGGGGATTTAAAAGATAGCCAAAAACTACTGGAAACGTTGCAAGCTAAAATCCCAGAAATCACACAGGTGTTGAAAGATTCCAGAGAAACGTTGCAAACAGGCCAAACCTATTTAAAAGAGTTCCAAAAACGGCTACCAGAAATCCAGAAAACGTTGGATGAAGCGACCGAAGTCATCAACACTAAATTAGATACCATTATCGCTGGTATTAACGAAGCGGCGAACTTTTACAAAAACGATTATCCGAATGTAAAAGCCAATATTAAAAAAGCAGCCGATTTCATTCGCAATGATTTACCGGGACTCGAAAAAGAAATTAACCAAGCGTCTAACTTAATCCAACAAAAAATGCCGGAATTCGAAAAAGCGATTAAAATTGCGGCTGATCTATCAAGAGAAGAGCTACCAGAATTCGAAAAAGCCATCAATAATGCGGCCAATAAAATTACCGATTTCGATAAGAACTACGATTTGCAAAGCATTATCAAGATGCTCAGAAATGATGCCGACAAAGATAGCTCCTTTATTGCCAACCCGGTGAACTTAAAAGAAACGAGCTACTATCCAATTCCAAACTACGGCTCGGCAAGCTCGCCATTTTATACAGCGCTTTGTTTATGGGTTGGTGCGCTCTTGCTGATTTCGTTACTACGTGTCGATGTAGAAGTGCCGGCGGGTATTTTCAATCATTATCATCGTTATTTCGGCCGATTGTTAACTTTCCTATCAATCGGATTAATGCAGGCGCTTATCGTGACGCTCGGGAATATATTCTTACTAGGCGTTTCCATCGCAGAACCATTACTCCACGTGCTCTTTAGTATGTTTATCAGCGTAGTATTCATGACAATTGTCTACACGCTAGTATCGCTATTTAATAACGTCGGAAAAGGAATTGCGATTATCTTACTAGTATTACAAATTTCAGGGGCAGGCGGGAACTTTCCAATTCAAGTTTCGCCACCATTTTTCCAAGCGATTTATCCATTCTTACCATTCACCTATGCCGTAAGTTTAATCCGGGAAAGTGTTGGGGGACTGTATATGCCGACCGTTTGGATTGACATGAGTGTTCTTGCTGGATTTGCGATTCTCTTCATCGCACTCGGCGTTCTACTCAAAAAGCCACTCGACAAAGTAGTACCTAAGCTCTCAGAAAAAGCAAAACGAAGCAAGCTCATCCATTAATAAAATTTCTGTGATATAATTACGAGCGAAGAGGGGGCAGACTTTGTGGCAAATAAATTTAAAACATTAGACAAGATGGTTTACAATTTACTTCTTGAAAAAATTAAAAACGGTGAGTTAGTCATGAACCAGCATTTGGCAGAAGAAAAACTAGCTACGGAATTCGGTGTTAGCCGTTCACCACTTCGAAAAGCAATCGCAACACTAACTGCTCAAGGAATTGTCAGCTATCATGAAAATAGCGGCGCCGTTTTAAATGATGTCCTTGTTGATTCGGCCCGTTATGTGCAGTTAATGGAAACGATTGATATATTTGTCGACGCAGCAATTGTTAAGGCAGCACATTTTGGCTATGAAATGGATATCGAAAAACTGCAAGAGCGCGTGGTCGATATGGAACGATTTTCCTATTTAACTGACATCGAAAATTATTTTGATGCGCATCATCGTTTTATTCTTTGTTTAATTAGTTTTGCCGAAAATCCCTACCAAGTGCGGATAGCCAAACAGATTTTCTTTCAAATGGTTCACTTTTCGGATGGAATTAACATTTTTAAATCCGTCGAAATTAGAGAATGGACTAACAAAAAGAGCAAGCAGATTTATGAATTGCTTGCACAGGAGAAAACAGAAGCCG belongs to Listeria swaminathanii and includes:
- a CDS encoding YhgE/Pip domain-containing protein, which gives rise to MRKVYEIFILDWRRLFKAPLALLLVIALIILPSLYAWFNIEALWDPYSNTSGIKVAVSIDDEGAEVDVPGKKPQQVNVGEELKKTLEKNKKLGWTFVSEAEAKKGVKSGKYYASIHIPKDFSEDMVSVVSDNVTKPTIDYSVNEKINAIAPKMTESGATTIVNQISSEFVGTVSKAVLEEFNKAGIDLENELPTIRRLKSKVFQVQDALPELKKMGAEAVKMEAKLPELKAKANQVVELNEKIPELNKATENVLLVEQQLPKIDQLGQDILVLQKKIPEIKQIAESVKEVDENFGTIKKTVNDAVNESGKALDVIDTAMAAIPTVEKIAQNGSGYVDKVSDFADEINKSFDTLAPAIKQNLTLMKQMADNVYQVTEGIKNGSISGDQAIAELKKMEQDIDSLQQMITKQTATLESLNETLPNKPFTDLITNLKAINGQLGAQKATITKVRTELENGAQPSEETLNQLNEQAKNVSAKLDQILANYDSEIVPAIKVGLNQIQGDLKDSQKLLETLQAKIPEITQVLKDSRETLQTGQTYLKEFQKRLPEIQKTLDEATEVINTKLDTIIAGINEAANFYKNDYPNVKANIKKAADFIRNDLPGLEKEINQASNLIQQKMPEFEKAIKIAADLSREELPEFEKAINNAANKITDFDKNYDLQSIIKMLRNDADKDSSFIANPVNLKETSYYPIPNYGSASSPFYTALCLWVGALLLISLLRVDVEVPAGIFNHYHRYFGRLLTFLSIGLMQALIVTLGNIFLLGVSIAEPLLHVLFSMFISVVFMTIVYTLVSLFNNVGKGIAIILLVLQISGAGGNFPIQVSPPFFQAIYPFLPFTYAVSLIRESVGGLYMPTVWIDMSVLAGFAILFIALGVLLKKPLDKVVPKLSEKAKRSKLIH
- a CDS encoding GntR family transcriptional regulator; this encodes MANKFKTLDKMVYNLLLEKIKNGELVMNQHLAEEKLATEFGVSRSPLRKAIATLTAQGIVSYHENSGAVLNDVLVDSARYVQLMETIDIFVDAAIVKAAHFGYEMDIEKLQERVVDMERFSYLTDIENYFDAHHRFILCLISFAENPYQVRIAKQIFFQMVHFSDGINIFKSVEIREWTNKKSKQIYELLAQEKTEAARKTIKSLFAELTIQAYR